Proteins co-encoded in one Euleptes europaea isolate rEulEur1 chromosome 1, rEulEur1.hap1, whole genome shotgun sequence genomic window:
- the LOC130488166 gene encoding zinc finger protein 883-like, which produces MEEQDPADLKPGEDLEETCPPHMCQREFPNGVVKQEPEDGLARYWETQWQEFLKMVESSHLQWRNQRAMGGPTEDLKAPLVPLEGAADARSQQRLGSWLGLEKDSQLEDSVVQNAAEVKEEIQDETVQRAEAPRLRFRQLRYREGDGPRFLAVLPPEIQSWLRERRAETCAQAVVLAEDFLRRQGAATTAEKQVKGTDRGRQTFRNVEFAAAATTALLWKIFIVWLKNILRAERRKTCSICQKSFSWSTDLIKHKRTHTGEKPYQCLDCGKSFSQKSDLNIHQRIHTGEKPFKCSHCGKNFSRSTNLNVHERSHTGEKPYKCSYCEKTFCAGSQLISHQRIHTGDKPYKCFECGRTFSWSATFRRHQRIHTGEKPYKCLECVKSFSFRSVLLAHERTHTGDKPHKCSDCGKSFSQRAHLNSHQRIHTGERPFQCSQCEKSFSLRSILIAHENTHALEKPHKCSDCGKGFSNKSQLTNHQRVHTGDKPYKCFVCGKTFNLSSLLTGHLRTHTGKKPYKCSHCKKTFGGRSTLVAHERTHTGEKLHKCQYCGKSFSQKTNLNSHQRIHTGEKPHKYPDCGKGFSQKSHLLTHWRDHPGEKPFQCACCGKSFSARSTLVVHERTHTGEKPHGCKDCGKSFSRKAHLARHERTHNSGKPVLALSQ; this is translated from the exons ATGGAGGAACAAGACCCAGCAGACCTAAAACCCGGGGAGGACTTGGAGGAAACGTGTCCCCCTCATATGTGCCAGAGGGAATTTCCAAACGGTGTGGTTAAACAGGAACCAGAGGACGGTCTGGCGCGGTACTGGGAAACCCAGTGGCAAGAGTTCCTCAAGATGGTTGAGTCCTCACACTTGCAATGGAGGAACCAACGGGCCATGGGAGGGCCAACGGAGGACCTAAAGGCGCCTCTGGTTCCTTTGGAAGGGGCAGCCGATGCTAGAAGCCAGCAAAGGCTCGGAAGCTGGCTCGGCCTTGAGAAGGACTCTCAGCTGGAAGACAGCGTTGTGCAAAATGCCGCAGAGGTGAAGGAGGAGATTCAAGACGAGACCGTGCAACGCGCGGAGGCCCCTCGCCTCCGCTTCAGGCAGCTGCGCTACCGAGAAGGAGACGGGCCACGG ttcctggctgtCCTGCCCCCCGAGATCCAGAGCTGGCTGAGGGAGCGCAGAGCGGAGACCTGCGCCCAGGCGGTAGTGTTGGCCGAGGACTTCCTGCGGAGGCAGGGAGCGGCCACAACAGCAGAGAAGCAA GTGAAAggcactgatagagggagacagacgttTAGAAATGTTGAgtttgcagcagctgccaccacagcactgcTGTGGAAGATCTTCATTGTGTggttgaag AACATTCTGCGGGCTGAGAGGCGAAAAACATGCAGCATTTGCCAGAAAAGTTTCAGCTGGAGCACCGACCTTATTAAGCACAAGAGgacccacacaggagaaaaaccttACCAATGTCTGGACTGCGGAAAAAGCTTCAGCCAGAAATCAGACCTTAATATCCACCaaagaatccacacgggagaaaAGCCCTTTAAATGTTCTCACTGTGGGAAGAACTTCAGCAGGAGCACAAACCTGAATGTGCATGAGAGAtcgcacactggggagaagccttaCAAATGCTCATACTGCGAGAAAACCTTCTGTGCCGGGTCACAGCTTATTAGCCACCAGAGAATACACACGGGAGACAAGCCCTATAAATGTTTTGAGTGCGGGAGAACGTTTAGCTGGAGTGCAACCTTCCGAaggcaccagagaatccacacaggggagaaaccgtataagtGCTTGGAATGTGTTAAAAGCTTCAGTTTCAGGTCTGTTCTTCTAGCTCACGAGAGGACCCACACAGGAGATAAGCCACACAAATGCTCGGActgcgggaaaagcttcagccagaGGGCTCATCTTAATAGTCATCAGAGAATTCACACCGGAGAGAGGCCGTTTCAGTGCTCACAGTGTGAGAAAAGTTTCAGTCTGCGATCGATTCTGATTGCTCATGAAAACACCCATGCTTTAGAGAAACCGCACAAGTGTTCAGACTGTGGGAAAGGTTTCAGTAACAAATCCCAGCTGACGAACCATCAGAGAGTGCATACAGGAGACAAGCCCTATAAGTGTTTTGTCTGTGGAAAAACCTTCAACTTGAGCTCCCTTCTTACTGGACACttgagaacccacacagggaagaagccatacaaatgctcacACTGTAAGAAAACCTTTGGTGGCCGGTCCACCCTTGTTGCCCAtgagagaacccacacaggagagaagctgcACAAATGCCAAtattgtgggaaaagcttcagccagaAAACAAATCTGAATagccaccagagaatccacaccggggagaagccaCATAAATATCCAGACTGTGGGAAGGGCTTTAGCCAGAAATCGCACCTCCTTACTCATTGGCGAGACCACCCGGGAGAGAAACCTTTCCAATGTGCATGTTGTGGTAAAAGCTTTAGCGCCAGGTCGACCCTTGTAGTGCATGAGAgaacccacacgggggagaagccacatGGATGCAAagactgtgggaaaagcttcagccggAAAGCGCATCTTGCTAGACACGAGAGGACACACAACTCAGGGAAACCAGTTTTAGCACTGAGTCAATag